GCAATACTAACCACTCATCTTTAAACAGATATTCTTTCATTTAATTTTAAGATAAACACCAAACATCATTCCCTTCTTGCTTtgtaaaaagacaaaaataaaaaaatctaagATATGAAGAATTATAGACATTATCTGCTCCAAAAATCGTGGCTTATCGGTGTGGCCATCGGAGGTCTACTAATAAGCGGACTGATACTATCCGGCCTCATACACTCCGGTGAGACCACCTTCCTCTGCTCCTCGGCCAGCTCCAGAACTCGTACTATGGCAGAGTATGCGGCGACGCCGATCCAGCTCCAAGCCATCGTCCACTATGCCACCTCAAAAATCGTCCCACAGCAATCTTTGGGTGAAATCTCCGTCACCTTCGACGTCCTCAAGGCTCTCGCACCTTGCAAATTCCTCGTCTTTGGTCTCGGGCATGACTCTCTCATGTGGAATTCGCTCAATCCACGTGGCACCACCATATTCCTCGAAGAAGACCCAAAATGGGTGCAAACCGTCCTCAAACACGCCCCTACTCTCCAGGCTCACACCGTAAAGTACCGGACGCAGCTTCAGGAGGCAGACCGGCTTCTCGCCACGTACCGGAGCGAACCATACTGTTCGCCAAGTAAAGCATATTTGCGCGGTAACTATAAGTGCAAGCTCGCATTGACTGGATTACCGGACGCAGTGTACGATAAGGAGTGGGATCTGATCATGATCGATGCACCGCGAGGATACTTCGCGGAGGCACCGGGAAGAATGGCAGCGATATTCTCTGCGGCGGTGATGGCTAGAGCGAGGAAAGGATCTGGTGTGACGCACGTGTTCCTGCATGACATAAACCGGAAGGTGGAGAAGGTTTACGCGGAGGAGTTTTTATGCAGAAAGTATCTGGTAAAGGGCGTAGGTAGGCTATGGCATTTCGAAATACCGCCTGCAGCCAATGCGACCACCGCGGGTGGCGAATGGTTTTGCTAGAAGCCACCCTAGCCGAGGATGCCATTAACCCCCTTATTAGATTGAGTGCAGCCCATATTGTATAGAATCATATTATATGGTGTGTTTTTTCATTATGGATATAATAGTCTAATAAAGTTTTTATTTAGTAAGATAATATAATatggtaaaataaatataaaaataattaaaatattttttattattattttaaatataaaaataatttaaatatatttatttaaataaaatattaatttataaataataataataataatatatatattttatattttttaattaattactaaatatatcttaaaaatatataattaaaattttatattttatacataaataaaacaaaaaaaataaaaattttaaattatgtcaAACGtcgatttgaaaaattataataaaatgattATTAAAAGATAATCATTTTAcagtttcaaattattattttttaggaATAATCTTTCTAAATACATAGAGTAATTATACCATATAATATAAAACCATTCCAAATCATCATCCAAACATTCAGTTGGGAGACATAAGAAATTTTTTTGCTAATGTTGAATTTTTAGGTATATGAAAGGAATAGATAAGGTGGGATCTTTAGACATTTCAGGTTGAATTTTTAGGATTTATattgaatttatttaataaaaatttaatattaaataaaaagatATTGTCCTTATAATTtgcattttctttcttttaatttatttttcttctaaaaaaataaatttcaaatttttagaatgGAAAGAactgttgatttttaattttatcattaaaaCAAAATCTTTAGTTTTGGAGTTATGCGTGGGACTGAATCACTCAATGCAGGTGGGCAGGTAGGCTTTCTATATATGGGTGTTGGTGGCAATGCGCCAATGCTAGATCATGTCTGGTTCAGCTCTTCGCGTGTTGAATTTCTCTCTCTTCATAGGGGGGGCGGGCGGTGTGGGTTTGGGGGGTTTTGTGGTGGGCGGGGGGGCGCACAATTTGCAAACCCTGGCTGTCCAAGCATACCTGAGGCATCAAGTGGTAGTAACTCGTGAAAGGAACCACATCCATGGGAGCTGCTCCTAAGTCCTAATCTCTTACATTTCCTTCCCCTGTGTTTCATAAGCGTAAACCATTCTTTAACAAGGAGTGCTAGGGTTAACACAGGCGAGGATAAGATATATTTTGGATCATTAATCTTTAGAGAGGTATAGCATAGCCCAAATATTATTGGGCCGTCGGGGATGGCCCGTGGGCAAAAACAAATGAAATTCTGAGGTGTGCTCAGAGCTTTGTAGCCATACCACTCAATAATAAGGGGACTCAACATggtgaattttttttaaagaacagACTCAGTGATCGAACTTCTATTTAATGATATTGAAGTAATTTCAAAATTAGAAAATTGCAATTTTTTTATACTTATATCAGGAGTATCTCGAGACTAAATTTTCTCTTCAAGTAATCTTAAAAGTGCATTTTTTCCATGTATGCATTCAGTTTTGAGCATGCAATTGAGAAGAGAATAAAAAACGTTCCAATTGAAAAAGGAACATAATGGTAAAATGACATCCTAACATCCTCATTACCGGCAATTTTGCAGTAAGAGAATCTAGGCCAAAGATGCCGAGGTATCAAATGATATTTTCCTGACCAAGAGGCAAGTGATTTTTGAAGGCTGACCATGTGTATTATCAAGTGTGCACAGCACAAAATCTGGCCGGTGGAGTGCAAGGGCTAGCCGATCCTCCCCAAAAACCAAGCCTGTAGCATCGAGGAGAACATGCCAAGAATTTCTATGTGCCTCTGAAATCCAATGCATAGAGTATCTAGTCCCATTCACAGCAACTGGATAAGAGAAAAGGCCCTTTGGTGTGTACTTGCACTTCCTTCTAAAGTATTGGCTAAGTTGTGACC
This sequence is a window from Hevea brasiliensis isolate MT/VB/25A 57/8 chromosome 10, ASM3005281v1, whole genome shotgun sequence. Protein-coding genes within it:
- the LOC110634505 gene encoding probable methyltransferase At1g27930; amino-acid sequence: MKNYRHYLLQKSWLIGVAIGGLLISGLILSGLIHSGETTFLCSSASSRTRTMAEYAATPIQLQAIVHYATSKIVPQQSLGEISVTFDVLKALAPCKFLVFGLGHDSLMWNSLNPRGTTIFLEEDPKWVQTVLKHAPTLQAHTVKYRTQLQEADRLLATYRSEPYCSPSKAYLRGNYKCKLALTGLPDAVYDKEWDLIMIDAPRGYFAEAPGRMAAIFSAAVMARARKGSGVTHVFLHDINRKVEKVYAEEFLCRKYLVKGVGRLWHFEIPPAANATTAGGEWFC